The genomic stretch GTTTCGCCGCGCCAAACAAGCGACGAGCGACGCCGCAATGCGGCCCGTTTCGGGCGTTCGCAGGCGCGTTTCATATGTGAACAGGCCCTCGCGTGCCGTGCGCCCTGACAAACTTCCATGTCTTCGACCCCGCCACCGAGACGAGCAGATACATGGAGTCGCGGTCACGGAGCTTATAGGGCTTGTCTTGCGGTTTGGCGTTCAGCAGTAGCGGGTAAGTCAGCTTCATGGAGCTCTCCTCGACGGATAACTTCCATGAATTTCCCCCGCAATTTACCTGCAAAACTGGCGGAAACAGGCGGATTCCTCTGGATGAAATCGGACAGATTGTCATGCACCGGACGCGCGACCGGAGCGAATGCGTAAAGCCTCAACCATTCGCTGTAACCCTGTACGAGAAAGCCTCCTGAGCGTTCTACGTATTGCTGGCGGGACGTTTCATAGACTTCCCGGAGTGCAAACCAGGGGACATGAGGTAAGTCATGGTGGACCAAATGATAGTTGTTGTTCAGGAACAGCAGCCGCCAGAACCACGCCGCTTCATTGATGACGGTACGATGCTCGTGAGCATGCGCCGCGCGATGTTCCTGAAACGAGCGGATCGAACCCAACGCCAGCGATGCATATCCGGCACCGATAATGAACAGCCACGCGGGTATCCCGCAAGCACGCTGGAGCCACATCGTCAGCGCGGCTAGCGCAGCGAAATGAGCAAGCCACACCGGCACGTCGCGCCAATCGCCTCGCCTGATTTTCGCCAATGCATCCACACCGGTTGCCGCAATCGCGAACGCCGGCCCGACCAGCAGGCGGCCGATAAACGTATTGCGGAACGTCAGCAGCGCACGAATCGGCCAGCCAGCACGAACCCATACCGCGTGGCTCACGAAGTAACTCTCGGGGTCGTGCTCGGGGCGCGTCAGATGCGGATCGTCGTGATGCTGAAGATGCGAGTCGCGATAGATGCGATACGGAAACCATACCGCCAGCGGCGCGAAACCCAGCAGTGCGTTGACGAGCGGCGAGCGGGTCGGATGACCGTGCAGCAGTTCGTGTTGCAACGACATGTACCACGCGCCCAGTAGCGCCAGCAGTGCGGTGGTCAGAGGCAAGCCGAGATCGCGCGCATGCGTCGCGACGCCGAACCATCCTCCATAGATCGTAACGAGCAGCGCCCACGTCGGCCATTGGGTGCGCCATGTCCAGCTCGCGGCGAGCCGGGCGAGCGCTTTGCGTTGGGTATCGTCGAGGTAAATCGCCATCGGTTGGATCGGTCG from Paraburkholderia sp. IMGN_8 encodes the following:
- a CDS encoding fatty acid desaturase, producing the protein MAIYLDDTQRKALARLAASWTWRTQWPTWALLVTIYGGWFGVATHARDLGLPLTTALLALLGAWYMSLQHELLHGHPTRSPLVNALLGFAPLAVWFPYRIYRDSHLQHHDDPHLTRPEHDPESYFVSHAVWVRAGWPIRALLTFRNTFIGRLLVGPAFAIAATGVDALAKIRRGDWRDVPVWLAHFAALAALTMWLQRACGIPAWLFIIGAGYASLALGSIRSFQEHRAAHAHEHRTVINEAAWFWRLLFLNNNYHLVHHDLPHVPWFALREVYETSRQQYVERSGGFLVQGYSEWLRLYAFAPVARPVHDNLSDFIQRNPPVSASFAGKLRGKFMEVIRRGELHEADLPATAERQTARQAL